From Alosa sapidissima isolate fAloSap1 chromosome 7, fAloSap1.pri, whole genome shotgun sequence, the proteins below share one genomic window:
- the wdr6 gene encoding WD repeat-containing protein 6 yields the protein MATVENGYVVDGAALVAPVTSLEFVGEEYLLTGEGPVLSVYSLHGQPKLCASQSVLQNYRIHGVRLRALVDCGVEEQHDGAAPGAWDRGAELAVFGGKGLRLVTLTGRGTIQLTGPLMELQDWLLDVRWLDEGSGALLGAVLAHNAALLLEAKSGHVVCLRSCQEVCLLYSGLLIGSLWDSAVLVGGTVFNQLIFWRPGRGARERAAPVERRLPGHSGVIFSLAYQPRTGLLASASDDRSVRVWSVGGVLGEPGACGEPVCQRVLYGHQARVFCVRLAQGGVFSAGEDGACLMWGGDGRVERTFKGHRAGGVRALAVSQEQRWLATGGADGGVRLWRVREAESESGRREGEEGVAGGVAGGVSGGVVDLEFRGQGAPKEVCLVEGAGVLVCTDQGKVYLREGQDWTCVWEGAPEFQSYCVMEVVCVREGVCVCAVGNLSGGVCVFPLAHPERGVVLRAGEGKVHSLQWVWPGQGQDVCLLASGAEGRVYRWLIGVDAGEVGVAPCIRQLQPFSLPPCAKRWLTCALTLTPTHAHTQHTLWVCGDRRGSLLLYREKEQSRETQAGEERSGPRRDQSQGSAAELNGDAQEERGGVGERGHEAGAEALEPVCLLFGVHGKQGVTSVCERDGLCYSTGRDGFVRVLVVHGDTLTVQRAQRAAKGMEWLERVLFLQESRQERDRSGEEGPVEGAEARFALVGFRSVSFVVWDPVRQETLLSVPCGGGHRSWGYGPPVLSDHCVGGGQLVFIKQGAVLAHRPPTHSRSVAMTSGQALREGLHGRGVGCLCRLGSLGHWEVLVTGGEDTSVSVLALHSETGATRLLSGITDHISSVRTLTALCRDAPRSSSLSTLLFSAGGRAQLQCYRLLIGWEGDARQPTCQVRQIASHRLDEQWERKRNRHKTVKMDPETRYMGMAVVHDGPDRVLLALACSDGAVRLFGGSEHAGKVELLWECFYHQRCVLSIAAHHLLSPGGQRCVVVLSAATDGQVCVWDWTSVLALDEGQNWQGPSEPCFTLPVHQSGVNGLCVWEEPEAGSQDNRLLSVASGGDDGQLSVLLLKATFHQHGSEGAALTLELLSRWSEPLAHAAPLTALYAIDRSLIVSTSPDQRVCVWSVCERSSSLRPAGAAFTHTADVAGLEVWRQRGEAGARAAVCGQGLQLLTITPRGRDRHRDGQMDTDSRELQERLKVTFSRSGTSEQTGREELCSLSEERQESVSTEELCSLSEERQESVSTETMA from the exons ATGGCCACGGTGGAAAACGGGTATGTGGTGGACGGCGCCGCTCTAGTGGCTCCGGTAACAAGCCTAGAGTTCGTAGGAGAGGAATATCTGCTGACAG GTGAAGGACCAGTGCTTTCTGTGTATAGTCTTCATGGTCAACCCAAACTGTGCGCATCACAGAGTGTGCTACAGAACTATCGTATCCATGGAGTGAGACTTAGAGCGCTGGTGGACTGTGGGGTCGAGGAGCAGCACGATGGGGCTGCACCAGGAGCGTGGGACAGAGGCGCTGAGCTCGCTGTGTTCGGAGGGAAGGGCCTGCGGCTCGTCACTCTAACAGGACGGGGAACCATCCAGCTGACTGGCCCACTTATGGAGCTCCAAGACTGGCTGCTAGACGTGCGCTGGCTCGATGAGGGGTCCGGTGCTTTACTGGGTGCCGTCCTGGCCCATAATGCCGCGCTGCTGCTGGAGGCAAAGTCTGGCCACGTGGTGTGCTTACGCTCCTGCCAAGAAGTGTGTCTCCTCTACTCGGGCCTTCTGATTGGCTCTCTCTGGGACTCTGCCGTGCTGGTCGGTGGGACCGTCTTCAACCAGCTGATCTTCTGGAGGCCTGGAAGAGGCGCTCGGGAGCGGGCGGCCCCCGTGGAGAGGCGTCTCCCGGGCCACAGCGGGGTGATCTTCAGCCTGGCGTACCAGCCACGGACCGGGCTGCTGGCCTCTGCCTCCGATGACcggagcgtgcgtgtgtggagcGTGGGGGGGGTGCTGGGGGAGCCAGGGGCATGCGGGGAGCCGGTGTGCCAGCGCGTGCTTTACGGGCACCAGGCGCGAGTCTTCTGCGTGCGGCTGGCACAGGGTGGCGTGTTCAGCGCCGGGGAGGATGGAGCCTGTCTCATGTGGGGCGGAGACGGCCGAGTGGAGCGGACCTTCAAGGGGCACCGGGCGGGTGGGGTGAGGGCCCTGGCCGTCAGCCAGGAGCAGCGCTGGCTGGCCACCGGGGGAGCGGACGGAGGGGTGAGGCtctggagagtgagagaggcggAGTCAGAGAGTGGGCGGAGAGAAGGCGAAGAGGGTGTGGCTGGGGGCGTGGCTGGGGGAGTGTCTGGGGGCGTGGTTGATCTGGAGTTCAGAGGCCAGGGCGCTCCCAAGGAGGTGTGTCTGGTGGAAGGagctggtgtgttggtgtgtactGATCAGGGAAAGGTGTACCTCAGGGAGGGCCAGGACTGgacgtgtgtgtgggagggtgcaCCGGAGTTCCAGTCCTACTGCGTgatggaggtggtgtgtgtgcgtgagggagtgtgtgtgtgcgcggttgGGAATCTgagtggtggagtgtgtgtgttcccacttGCGCACCCAGAGAGGGGCGTGGTTTTGAGAGCTGGCGAGGGGAAGGTGCACTCTCTGCAGTGGGTGTGGCCTGGACAGGGTCAAGACGTGTGCCTATTGGCCTCTGGGGCGGAGGGGCGTGTCTACCGCTGGCTGATTGGAGTAGATGCAGGTGAAGTGGGCGTCGCCCCGTGTATCAGGCAGCTCCAGCCCTTCTCGCTGCCACCGTGTGCCAAGCGCTGGCTCACGTGTGCCCTCACGCTAACgcccacacacgcccacacacagcacacgctCTGGGTGTGTGGAGACAGGAGAGGATCACTCCTGCTCTACAGGGAaaaggagcagagcagagagacccaggcaggggaggagaggagtgggccaAGGAGAGACCAGAGCCAGGGCTCGGCTGCTGAGCTGAATGGAGATGCccaggaagagagggggggagtgggggagCGAGGCCATGAGGCTGGGGCAGAGGCCCTGGAGCCAGTGTGTCTGTTGTTTGGGGTCCATGGGAAACAGGGTGTGACCAGCGTGTGTGAGCGCGATGGTCTGTGCTACAGCACTGGCCGGGACGGCTTTGTGAGGGTTCTGGTTGTCCACGGCGACACGCTGACTGTGCAGCGGGCCCAGCGGGCAGCCAAAGGTATGGAGTGGCTGGAGAGGGTTCTCTTCCTGCAGGAGAGCCGTCAGGAGAGGgacaggagtggagaggagggcccagtggagggag CAGAAGCCAGGTTCGCCCTGGTGGGCTTCCGGTCAGTGAGTTTTGTGGTGTGGGACCCGGTGAGACAGGAGACGCTGCTGTCCGTCCCGTGCGGAGGAGGACATCGCTCCTGGGGCTACGGACCCCCCGTCCTCTCTGATCACTGCGTCGGCGGAGGGCAGCTCGTGTTCATCAAGCAGGGGGCCGTCCTGGCGCACCGCCCGCCGACGCACAGCAGGAGCGTCGCCATGACGAGCGGCCAGGCCCTGCGCGAGGGCCTCCACGGCCGGGGCGTGGGCTGCCTGTGCCGCCTGGGCAGCCTGGGTCACTGGGAGGTGCTGGTCACCGGCGGCGAGGACACCAGCGTGAGCGTGCTGGCGCTGCACTCTGAGACGGGGGCGACGCGGCTCCTGAGCGGCATCACTGACCACATCTCCAGCGTGCGCACCCTCACGGCTCTCTGCAGGGACGCGCCGcgctcctcctccctctccaccctaCTCTTCTCTGCAGGGGGGCGGgcacagctacagtgctacaggCTCCTGATTGGCTGGGAGGGAGACGCTCGCCAGCCTACCTGTCAGGTCCGCCAGATAGCCAGTCACCGATTGGATGAACAGTGGGAGCGGAAGAGGAATCGACACAAGACTGTGAAAATGGACCCTGAGACCAG GTACATGGGTATGGCTGTGGTGCATGATGGGCCAGACAGGGTCCTCCTAGCTCTGGCCTGCAGTGATGGAGCAGTGAG GTTGTTTGGTGGATCCGAACATGCAGGCAAGGTGGAGTTGCTCTGGGAGTGTTTTTACCACCAAAGGTGTGTTCTCAGTATCGCTGCGCATCACCTGCTGAGCCCTGGAGGCCAACG CTGCGTTGTGGTGCTGAGTGCAGCGACTGAtggtcaggtgtgtgtatgggactGGACCTCAGTGTTGGCTCTGGATGAGGGGCAGAACTGGCAGG gtcCTTCAGAGCCCTGCTTCACTCTGCCCGTTCATCAGAGTGGAGTTaacggtttgtgtgtgtgggaagagcCAGAGGCGGGATCACAAGACAATCGCCTCCTCTCAGTGGCCAGCGGTGGAGATGACGGACAGCTCTCCGTGCTCCTCCTCAAAGCCACGTTCCATCAGCATGGATCGGAAGGTGCCGCGTTGACTCTGGAGCTGCTCTCCCGCTGGTCCGAGCCACTGGCCCACGCCGCGCCCCTCACTGCCCTGTACGCAATTGACCGCTCTCTGATCGTGTCCACCTCCCCTGAccagcgcgtgtgtgtgtggagtgtgtgtgagaggagctcCAGCCTCCGCCCAGCAGGAGCGGCGTTCACCCACACGGCCGACGTGGCCGGTCTGGAGGTGTGGCGGCAGCGCGGAGAGGCCGGCGCTCGGGCAGCAGTGTGCGGTCAGGGCCTGCAGCTGCTGACCATCACTCCCAGAGGACGAGACAGGCACAGAGATGGGCAGATGGACACAGACTCAAGGGAACTGCAGGAGCGCCTGAAAGTGACCTTCAGCAGAAGTGGCACCTCAGAACAGACTGGCAGAGAAGAGCTATGCAGCCTGTCAGAAGAGAGGCAGGAGAGTGTGTCAACAGAAGAGCTATGCAGCCTGTCAGAAGAGAGGCAGGAGAGTGTGTCAACAGAGACTATGGCATGA
- the LOC121713872 gene encoding fibrinogen silencer-binding protein isoform X1 produces the protein MFRPPPSPPPPPPALMIDPPGEPKPPLMRAPVLFPAMSNRTPNFTLEQKLYLLQRMQGVVETVQDFRKDTNTTAQRNAVWEQLARAFNAAFPDRPPSSTGSLKTLWKRLKVECRAALHRRQEQLAAGLNPTALTQVQREVTALVPNLISNKDDLDGDMGYSTNKGTSPVTVAGTSGSDQEEVDHNEDQDSKEQLAINLGLATPSDQKLESSGLSPDHAPNQHLRPRPQASSDSTPRPPALFYPSQAPPLAPTPLRPCVFEEPPVEPRSVSRVCERAGGGGPAWDEQRRELEHEQNMRLLALQESVWEGKRRAARQKEKAARAKKLYYRAKLQRIGAEVPASSSSDDSDH, from the exons ATGTTCCGTCCCcctccttcccccccccccccacctcctgccCTGATGATCGACCCCCCTGGTGAGCCCAAGCCGCCGCTCATGCGCGCCCCAGTGCTGTTTCCAGCCATGTCCAACCGGACGCCCAACTTCACTCTGGAGCAGAAGCTCTacctgctgcagcgcatgcaggGTGTGGTGGAGACGGTGCAGGACTTCCGCAAGGACACCAACACCACGGCGCAGCGCAACGCCGTGTGGGAGCAGCTGGCCCGGGCCTTCAACGCCGCCTTCCCAGACCGGCCGCCCAGCTCCACCGGCTCGCTCAAGACGCTGTGGAAGCGGCTGAAGGTGGAGTGCCGCGCGGCGCTCCACAGGCGCCAGGAGCAGCTGGCCGCGGGGCTGAACCCCACCGCGCTCACGCAGGTGCAGAGGGAGGTCACCGCGCTGGTGCCCAACCTCATCTCCAACAAGGACGACCTGGACGGAGACATGGGCTACTCCACCAACAAGGGCACATCGCCTGTCACTG TTGCAGGTACCAGTGGGAGTGACCAGGAGGAAGTGGATCATAATGAG GATCAGGACAGTAAGGAGCAGTTGGCCATTAACCTGGGTCTGGCCACGCCCTCTGATCAGAAGCTAGAGTCATCTGGACTGTCCCCAGACCACGCCCCTAACCAGCACCTCCGGCCCCGCCCCCAGGCCTCTTCCGACTCCACGCCCCGCCCCCCTGCGCTCTTCTACCCCAGTCAGGCTCCTCCCCTGGCGCCGACGCCCTTGCGGCCCTGCGTCTTCGAGGAGCCCCCGGTGGAGCCGCGCAGCGTGTCGCGCGTGTGCGAGCGCGCGGGCGGCGGCGGTCCGGCGTGGGACGAGCAGCGGCGGGAGCTGGAGCACGAGCAGAACATGCGTCTGCTGGCGCTGCAGGAGAGCGTGTGGGAGGGCAAGCGCCGCGCCGCCCGGCAGAAGGAGAAGGCGGCGCGCGCCAAGAAACTCTACTACCGGGCCAAGCTCCAGAGGATAGGGGCCGAGGTGCCCGCGTCCAGCTCCTCAGACGACAGTGACCACTGA
- the LOC121713872 gene encoding fibrinogen silencer-binding protein isoform X2, translating into MFRPPPSPPPPPPALMIDPPGEPKPPLMRAPVLFPAMSNRTPNFTLEQKLYLLQRMQGVVETVQDFRKDTNTTAQRNAVWEQLARAFNAAFPDRPPSSTGSLKTLWKRLKVECRAALHRRQEQLAAGLNPTALTQVQREVTALVPNLISNKDDLDGDMGYSTNKGTSPVTGTSGSDQEEVDHNEDQDSKEQLAINLGLATPSDQKLESSGLSPDHAPNQHLRPRPQASSDSTPRPPALFYPSQAPPLAPTPLRPCVFEEPPVEPRSVSRVCERAGGGGPAWDEQRRELEHEQNMRLLALQESVWEGKRRAARQKEKAARAKKLYYRAKLQRIGAEVPASSSSDDSDH; encoded by the exons ATGTTCCGTCCCcctccttcccccccccccccacctcctgccCTGATGATCGACCCCCCTGGTGAGCCCAAGCCGCCGCTCATGCGCGCCCCAGTGCTGTTTCCAGCCATGTCCAACCGGACGCCCAACTTCACTCTGGAGCAGAAGCTCTacctgctgcagcgcatgcaggGTGTGGTGGAGACGGTGCAGGACTTCCGCAAGGACACCAACACCACGGCGCAGCGCAACGCCGTGTGGGAGCAGCTGGCCCGGGCCTTCAACGCCGCCTTCCCAGACCGGCCGCCCAGCTCCACCGGCTCGCTCAAGACGCTGTGGAAGCGGCTGAAGGTGGAGTGCCGCGCGGCGCTCCACAGGCGCCAGGAGCAGCTGGCCGCGGGGCTGAACCCCACCGCGCTCACGCAGGTGCAGAGGGAGGTCACCGCGCTGGTGCCCAACCTCATCTCCAACAAGGACGACCTGGACGGAGACATGGGCTACTCCACCAACAAGGGCACATCGCCTGTCACTG GTACCAGTGGGAGTGACCAGGAGGAAGTGGATCATAATGAG GATCAGGACAGTAAGGAGCAGTTGGCCATTAACCTGGGTCTGGCCACGCCCTCTGATCAGAAGCTAGAGTCATCTGGACTGTCCCCAGACCACGCCCCTAACCAGCACCTCCGGCCCCGCCCCCAGGCCTCTTCCGACTCCACGCCCCGCCCCCCTGCGCTCTTCTACCCCAGTCAGGCTCCTCCCCTGGCGCCGACGCCCTTGCGGCCCTGCGTCTTCGAGGAGCCCCCGGTGGAGCCGCGCAGCGTGTCGCGCGTGTGCGAGCGCGCGGGCGGCGGCGGTCCGGCGTGGGACGAGCAGCGGCGGGAGCTGGAGCACGAGCAGAACATGCGTCTGCTGGCGCTGCAGGAGAGCGTGTGGGAGGGCAAGCGCCGCGCCGCCCGGCAGAAGGAGAAGGCGGCGCGCGCCAAGAAACTCTACTACCGGGCCAAGCTCCAGAGGATAGGGGCCGAGGTGCCCGCGTCCAGCTCCTCAGACGACAGTGACCACTGA